From the Streptococcus hyointestinalis genome, the window CCATGGATGACAATCCTATTCTGACGGAAAAGCGGAAGAAAGACATCATCACAAGCTTAAAGAAGAACCCTTATCTCTACAAGCGTGATGTGCTGGGTCAGCGTGTCATGCCACAGGGTGTCATCTATGGTTTATTTGACATGGAGCGCAATATCAAGGACAGTCTTTTTGGTGAGCCTATCGAGATGTACTTTACAGCAGATGGTGGGCAGTCTGACGCAACATCTATGAGTTGCAATATCGTCACAAGGCTACGAGAAAATGGCAAGGTTACTTTTAGGCTCAATCGAGTGGCGCATTATTACCACAGCGGAGCAGAGACTGGGCAAATCAAGGCCATGTCAACTTATGCGACAGAACTCAAGCAGTTCATAGAATGGTGCACTAAAAAGTATCAGCTGCGCTATACCGATGTTTGGGTCGACCCTGCCTGTAAGTCACTGCGTGAGGAATTGCATAAGATTGGTATCATGACGAGAAAAGCCATGAACAATGCTCACGATGTCAACAGCAAGTCTAAGGGTATTGAGGTCGGGATTGAGCGTGGGCAGAATATCATCTCTGACGGGCGCTTTGTCCTTGTCAATCACAGCGAGGAAGAATATGACCACTATCACTTCCTCAAGGAGATTGGTCTCTATAGCCGTGATGATAAGGGTAAGCCTATAGATAAGGATAACCACGCTATGGATGAGTTTCGCTACAGTGTCAATGTCTTTGTGACTAGGTACATCAACTTTATTTAGGAGCTAGAGATGGGAGTTATCCAAACGATTAAGAATTTCTTTACAAGGAGTAAGTACGTCATGACTGCACAGCATTTATCGGTGATTACAGACCACCCCAAAATCGCTATCACGCCCGAAGAGTATCACCGCATTTTGAAAAACCTGCTCTATTATCAGAGCAAGTGGGACGATATCAAATATCTGAACACAGAGGGCGAGACTAAGAAGCGCAAACGAAATCACTTGCCGATTGGTCGAACGGCTGCGAAAAAGATTGCTAGTCTGGTCTTTAATGAACAGGCTGAAATCAAGGTGGATGATAAGACTGCGAATGCTTTTATTCAAGATCAGTTGCAAAACGATCGCTTCATCAAGAACTTTGAACGCTACTTAGAGAGCTGTTTGGCTTTGGGCGGGCTTGCTATGCGCCCTTACGTGGACGGTGATAAGGTGCGTGTAGCTTTCATCCAAGCGCCTGTCTTTTTCCCTCTGCAGTCCAATACTCAAGATGTCTCTAGTGCTGCTATCGTGACTAAGACGGTCAAAAGCGAGGGCAACAAGAATAGATATTATACGCTTATCGAGTTTCACGAATGGGGCAAGGACGATAAGTACACTGTGACAAACGAGCTCTACAAGTCCAGTAGCCAGAATGTCGTGGGTGATAGAGTGCCACTTGCTGAACTCTACGAGGATTTGGAAGAGGTGGCAGAGCTAACGGACATGAGCCGTCCGCTCTTTACTTATCTGAAAACCCCAGGCATGAACAACAAGGACATTAACAGTCCCTTGGGTCTGTCTATTTTTGACAATGCCACGTCCACCATTGACTTCATCAATACGACTTATGATGAGTTTATGTGGGAAGTTAAGAT encodes:
- a CDS encoding PBSX family phage terminase large subunit, with the translated sequence MHIVFSSKQKDIIRRPFNYELEVNEGTPRSGKTTAGHFRYARYLIESEDENHLVSAYNQEQAYRLFIDGDGTGLMHIFDGNCQIRHDEHGDHLLIETPKGTKRVYYKGGGKVNSVGAITGMSLGSVVFCEINLLHMDFIQECFRRTWAAKLRYHLADLNPPAPQHPVIKEVFDVQNTRWTHWTMDDNPILTEKRKKDIITSLKKNPYLYKRDVLGQRVMPQGVIYGLFDMERNIKDSLFGEPIEMYFTADGGQSDATSMSCNIVTRLRENGKVTFRLNRVAHYYHSGAETGQIKAMSTYATELKQFIEWCTKKYQLRYTDVWVDPACKSLREELHKIGIMTRKAMNNAHDVNSKSKGIEVGIERGQNIISDGRFVLVNHSEEEYDHYHFLKEIGLYSRDDKGKPIDKDNHAMDEFRYSVNVFVTRYINFI
- a CDS encoding phage portal protein, whose product is MGVIQTIKNFFTRSKYVMTAQHLSVITDHPKIAITPEEYHRILKNLLYYQSKWDDIKYLNTEGETKKRKRNHLPIGRTAAKKIASLVFNEQAEIKVDDKTANAFIQDQLQNDRFIKNFERYLESCLALGGLAMRPYVDGDKVRVAFIQAPVFFPLQSNTQDVSSAAIVTKTVKSEGNKNRYYTLIEFHEWGKDDKYTVTNELYKSSSQNVVGDRVPLAELYEDLEEVAELTDMSRPLFTYLKTPGMNNKDINSPLGLSIFDNATSTIDFINTTYDEFMWEVKMGQRRVAVPDTMIRMSVQGEGGDVKFIKRFESEQNVYQMLGKEDSNVTITDLTTPIRSDDYITAINKGLSLFEMQIGVSAGMFTFDGKSMKTATEIVSENSDTYQMRNSIVSLVEQSLKELIISMLELGKAYQLYKGNIPDMDAISINLDDGVFTDRNAELDYWIKVVNAGFGTDVMAIEKVLNVTSEKAKEIKAEISGNAIDKASSERSPDDVGVYGE